One Thunnus maccoyii chromosome 14, fThuMac1.1, whole genome shotgun sequence genomic window carries:
- the tlx1 gene encoding T-cell leukemia homeobox protein 1 isoform X2 — MDHIGILGAHLQQHTHVEPISFGIDQILSNVEQSCMLGARMHEPDYGHPVYNNGANSGLNGGGFTCGNTGYNGTNSSCGVASLGGAYHMNMGVNMNGTNVNAAGVIRVPAHRPLSGGNTSVPPGSGTINNLTALTFPWMESNRRYTKDRFTGHPYQNRTPPKKKKPRTSFTRLQICELEKRFHRQKYLASAERAALAKALKMTDAQVKTWFQNRRTKWRRQTAEEREAERQQANRILMQLQQEAFQKTINQPLTPDPLCLQNSSLFALQNLQPWTESTGKISSVSACE, encoded by the exons ATGGATCACATTGGGATACTAGGAGCGCATCTGCAGCAGCATACGCACGTGGAGCCCATCAGCTTCGGCATCGATCAGATCCTCAGTAACGTGGAGCAGAGCTGCATGCTGGGTGCGAGGATGCACGAGCCGGACTACGGACACCCGGTGTACAACAACGGCGCTAACAGCGGCCTGAACGGCGGCGGCTTCACCTGCGGTAACACCGGATATAACGGCACCAACAGCTCTTGCGGGGTCGCTTCCCTCGGCGGGGCTTATCACATGAACATGGGTGTGAATATGAACGGGACTAATGTGAACGCCGCCGGGGTCATCCGTGTCCCCGCGCACCGGCCTCTGAGCGGCGGGAACACCTCAGTGCCGCCGGGAAGCGGCACCATCAACAACCTGACCGCGCTCACCTTCCCCTGGATGGAGAGCAACAGACGCTACACCAAAGACAGGTTCACAG GTCATCCCTACCAGAACCGGACGCCACCTAAGAAGAAGAAGCCTCGGACATCCTTCACTCGGCTGCAGATCTGCGAGCTGGAGAAGCGCTTCCACCGACAGAAGTACCTGGCGTCTGCTGAGCGAGCCGCCCTCGCCAAAGCCCTGAAGATGACTGACGCTCAGGTCAAAACCTGGTTCCAAAACAGACGCACCAAATGGAG GCGGCAGACGGCGGAGGAGCGGGAGGCGGAGAGGCAGCAGGCCAACCGGATTCtcatgcagctgcagcaggaggcCTTCCAAAAGACCATCAACCAGCCGCTGACACCGGACCCGCTGTGCCTGCAGAACAGCTCTCTGTTCGCCCTGCAGAACCTGCAGCCCTGGACCGAGAGCACCGGCAAGATCAGCAGTGTGTCGGCCTGCGAGTAG
- the tlx1 gene encoding T-cell leukemia homeobox protein 1 isoform X1 produces the protein MDHIGILGAHLQQHTHVEPISFGIDQILSNVEQSCMLGARMHEPDYGHPVYNNGANSGLNGGGFTCGNTGYNGTNSSCGVASLGGAYHMNMGVNMNGTNVNAAGVIRVPAHRPLSGGNTSVPPGSGTINNLTALTFPWMESNRRYTKDRFTVSLSPLTVTRRVGHPYQNRTPPKKKKPRTSFTRLQICELEKRFHRQKYLASAERAALAKALKMTDAQVKTWFQNRRTKWRRQTAEEREAERQQANRILMQLQQEAFQKTINQPLTPDPLCLQNSSLFALQNLQPWTESTGKISSVSACE, from the exons ATGGATCACATTGGGATACTAGGAGCGCATCTGCAGCAGCATACGCACGTGGAGCCCATCAGCTTCGGCATCGATCAGATCCTCAGTAACGTGGAGCAGAGCTGCATGCTGGGTGCGAGGATGCACGAGCCGGACTACGGACACCCGGTGTACAACAACGGCGCTAACAGCGGCCTGAACGGCGGCGGCTTCACCTGCGGTAACACCGGATATAACGGCACCAACAGCTCTTGCGGGGTCGCTTCCCTCGGCGGGGCTTATCACATGAACATGGGTGTGAATATGAACGGGACTAATGTGAACGCCGCCGGGGTCATCCGTGTCCCCGCGCACCGGCCTCTGAGCGGCGGGAACACCTCAGTGCCGCCGGGAAGCGGCACCATCAACAACCTGACCGCGCTCACCTTCCCCTGGATGGAGAGCAACAGACGCTACACCAAAGACAGGTTCACAG tgtctctctcacccCTCACTGTAACACGTCGTGTAGGTCATCCCTACCAGAACCGGACGCCACCTAAGAAGAAGAAGCCTCGGACATCCTTCACTCGGCTGCAGATCTGCGAGCTGGAGAAGCGCTTCCACCGACAGAAGTACCTGGCGTCTGCTGAGCGAGCCGCCCTCGCCAAAGCCCTGAAGATGACTGACGCTCAGGTCAAAACCTGGTTCCAAAACAGACGCACCAAATGGAG GCGGCAGACGGCGGAGGAGCGGGAGGCGGAGAGGCAGCAGGCCAACCGGATTCtcatgcagctgcagcaggaggcCTTCCAAAAGACCATCAACCAGCCGCTGACACCGGACCCGCTGTGCCTGCAGAACAGCTCTCTGTTCGCCCTGCAGAACCTGCAGCCCTGGACCGAGAGCACCGGCAAGATCAGCAGTGTGTCGGCCTGCGAGTAG
- the sdhaf4 gene encoding succinate dehydrogenase assembly factor 4, mitochondrial yields MSVLRFCASTSKHVVSKSLAVESIFTGGFRAASGAAGDRQPLKKAQTPQGRFDISEEKSKDVLEKYPDDVNPVTKEKGGPRGPEPTRYGDWERKGRCVDF; encoded by the exons ATGTCTGTCCTGCGGTTCTGCGCCTCAACCAGCAAACATGTTGTTTCAAAGAGTTTGGCTGTGGAGTCTATTTTTACAG GAGGTTTCCGGGCTGCCAGCGGAGCAGCGGGCGACCGGCAGCCGCTGAAGAAAGCTCAAACCCCGCAGGGTCGATTCGACATCTCCGAGGAGAAGAGCAAGGATGTTCTGGAAA AGTACCCTGATGATGTGAACCCTGTGACAAAGGAGAAGGGGGGGCCCCGGGGTCCAGAGCCCACGCGCTACGGAGACTGGGAGAGGAAGGGCCGCTGTGTGGACTTCTAG